In the Methylomonas rhizoryzae genome, one interval contains:
- a CDS encoding non-ribosomal peptide synthetase encodes MSLQEVFAEMQKKNIVVSELDGELVIRAPQGAVDQALMSTLKTHKQDLLIAIRNGVVMDRHASGTPKITPDMLPLLSFTQDEIDLIVASVAEGVAGIQDIYPLAPLQEGILFHHLMETRGDPYITRSVIVFDNRARLQGFLEALQTVIDRHDILRSSIRWNGLSQPVQVVHRHAVLTIEEWAPEPKERIYQCLMERTDPRRLRMDLQKAPLLAGFAIKDSQSDEYWFAMLNHHMVDDNYTLQLILSEIRLILEGRPEQLPAIQPYRNFIARMRALSQADHESYFRRQLGDIDEPTAPFGVLNVQGSGGQVEEAVLSLEAELAQRARNSARQHGVTPASLFHMAWALVLGQCSGRDDVVFGTVLSGRLQGGGIGADSAVGMFINTLPIRVSLTGRTVRDIIGSIYDNLNELLMHEHATLALAQRCSAVPASLPLFTALLNYRHSRIVAVSDQSALLEWEGMRVISSEERTNYPLTLSVDDLGQGFNLTVQCVSGIGPERIGIYVCTAIDSLITALEQCPQQAANTLCIMPEGERRRILDDFNDTAAEYSTEQELHALFEAQVGKTPDAVALVFAEQALSYAELNAKANQLAHYLRSKGIGPDVPVGLCVERSLEMVVGMLGILKAGGAYVPLDPHYPKERVDYMLKDARIAVLLTQQHLAAELAFGIKDTTYLDADWPAIQQYSVDNLTQYGHSLNLAYMIYTSGSTGQPKGVMVSHCNALQSTVARFTTYRAPVTCYLLLSSFAFDSSVAGLFWTLGQGGCLCLPEDEVAKDPVALTELITRYRVSHLLALPSFYGLLVKQAGIRLETLKTAIVAGEACAIDVVNRHYAMLPNVPLYNEYGPTEGSVWSSVYPISQNDLDRPVSIGRPISNVRLYILDRYGHPVPIGVQGELHIGGAGVVRGYWRRPELTAEKFIPDPFQAAGGRLYKTGDLARYRLDGNLEFLGRVDHQVKIRGFRIELGEIEARLMAQPDVEDAVVLASEPQPGNKQLTAYVVGNASTERLRENLKSALPDHMVPNAFVWLERMPLTANGKLNRNALLSAAAKDKVSDIRADTPVSETEIKLAEIWSGLLGVEQIGRHDDFFDLGGHSLLAIELVSAIQTNVGVDVALVDLFECSTLVAQGELIDGSRKDDKLLDLEAEAKLDPEIRPTASTAVPVVEAQAMLLTGATGFLGTFLLAELLEQTRANIYCLIRAVNEGEAQVRLQRQIGRYALQDRIDWSRVIAVCGDLAEPRLGLSVSRYEEIAGRVDAIYHNGAQVNFVQPYQALKAANVLATEAVLRLACYGKAKAVHYVSTLSVFSETSFNNPYGHGEQDEPASGADLANGYAQSKWVAEKLVRLAKDRGIQVTVYRPATVAGDSRSGVWNTEDYLCRLIKGCIQIGYAPAEHLRMDMAPVDYMSRAMVALSLQPSSVGGCFHLNHPIPPYSDELVNGFSRLGYRLHRIPYRDWVNKLLEIGKTQSNDFALLPLLPMFSEQKQDDASALLEEDAIRYDCRATQSTLSELGIECASLDDELLGRYHTYFSRNGFIREPDYYHGNYYSNGC; translated from the coding sequence ATGAGCTTGCAGGAAGTTTTTGCAGAGATGCAGAAAAAAAATATCGTCGTCAGCGAGTTGGATGGCGAATTAGTCATTCGTGCACCGCAAGGCGCTGTCGATCAGGCATTAATGTCCACATTAAAAACGCATAAGCAGGATTTGTTGATTGCAATAAGAAACGGCGTTGTGATGGACAGGCATGCATCGGGAACGCCGAAAATAACCCCGGATATGCTGCCGTTACTCAGCTTCACCCAGGATGAGATCGATTTGATCGTGGCTAGCGTTGCGGAAGGGGTGGCCGGAATTCAGGATATTTATCCTCTGGCGCCGTTGCAGGAAGGTATTTTGTTTCACCATTTGATGGAAACCAGGGGCGATCCGTACATCACTCGCTCCGTCATCGTGTTCGATAATCGCGCGCGTCTGCAAGGCTTCTTGGAGGCACTGCAGACGGTGATTGACCGACACGACATTTTACGCAGTTCGATACGCTGGAACGGTTTGTCGCAGCCAGTTCAGGTCGTGCATCGCCATGCCGTGCTGACCATTGAAGAATGGGCCCCTGAACCGAAAGAACGGATTTACCAATGCTTGATGGAACGCACCGATCCTCGCCGGCTCAGGATGGATTTGCAGAAGGCTCCGCTGTTGGCTGGCTTTGCCATTAAGGATAGCCAATCGGATGAATACTGGTTTGCGATGCTCAACCATCACATGGTGGACGATAACTATACGCTTCAGCTTATTTTGTCGGAAATCCGCTTGATACTTGAAGGTCGGCCCGAGCAATTGCCAGCCATACAACCCTACCGGAACTTCATCGCCCGTATGCGTGCGCTTTCTCAGGCGGATCATGAAAGCTATTTCCGGCGGCAGCTTGGTGACATCGACGAACCGACCGCGCCATTCGGGGTGCTGAATGTGCAAGGCAGCGGCGGACAAGTCGAAGAAGCTGTTCTATCGCTGGAAGCGGAATTGGCGCAACGCGCCCGCAACAGCGCCCGGCAACACGGCGTTACTCCGGCAAGCTTGTTCCATATGGCGTGGGCTTTGGTGTTGGGACAATGCAGCGGCCGTGATGACGTGGTATTCGGCACGGTATTGTCGGGCCGGTTGCAAGGCGGTGGCATAGGAGCGGACAGTGCGGTCGGCATGTTTATCAATACTTTGCCGATACGGGTTTCACTGACCGGCCGGACTGTGCGCGACATAATCGGCAGCATCTACGACAATTTGAACGAATTATTGATGCACGAGCATGCCACTCTTGCGCTGGCGCAGCGTTGTAGTGCTGTCCCGGCATCGTTACCCTTGTTCACCGCGCTACTCAATTACCGGCACTCCAGGATCGTTGCGGTATCCGATCAATCGGCGCTGCTGGAGTGGGAGGGGATGCGTGTGATTAGCAGCGAAGAGCGTACCAATTATCCGCTGACGCTGTCGGTTGACGATTTGGGGCAAGGTTTTAATCTTACCGTGCAATGCGTGAGCGGTATCGGTCCGGAACGTATCGGCATTTATGTTTGTACCGCCATCGACAGTTTGATAACGGCATTGGAACAGTGCCCCCAGCAAGCGGCGAATACTCTCTGCATTATGCCTGAGGGTGAACGACGGCGAATCTTGGATGATTTTAACGACACCGCTGCCGAATATTCCACCGAACAAGAGTTGCACGCGCTGTTCGAGGCGCAAGTGGGAAAAACGCCGGACGCGGTTGCGCTGGTGTTTGCAGAGCAGGCTTTAAGTTACGCTGAACTTAACGCCAAAGCCAATCAGCTCGCTCATTATCTACGCTCCAAGGGCATAGGGCCGGATGTGCCGGTCGGCCTTTGCGTCGAACGGTCATTGGAGATGGTGGTCGGCATGCTGGGTATACTGAAGGCGGGTGGAGCTTATGTTCCGCTTGATCCCCACTATCCCAAAGAGCGCGTCGACTATATGTTGAAAGATGCGCGGATTGCCGTACTACTGACTCAACAGCATCTAGCGGCGGAATTAGCCTTCGGCATCAAGGATACGACTTATCTGGATGCCGATTGGCCCGCCATCCAACAATATTCCGTTGATAACCTTACGCAGTATGGCCACTCGCTGAATTTGGCTTACATGATCTATACCTCCGGTTCTACCGGACAACCCAAAGGCGTGATGGTCTCGCATTGTAACGCGCTGCAATCCACCGTTGCGCGGTTTACTACTTATCGCGCACCTGTTACCTGTTATTTGTTGCTGTCCTCGTTTGCCTTCGACAGTTCTGTGGCAGGACTGTTCTGGACGCTGGGGCAGGGCGGTTGTTTATGCTTGCCGGAAGATGAGGTCGCCAAAGATCCGGTTGCATTGACTGAATTGATCACGCGGTATCGGGTGTCGCATTTGCTAGCCTTGCCGTCGTTTTATGGTTTGCTGGTGAAACAAGCCGGAATCCGCTTAGAAACCCTGAAAACGGCTATCGTTGCCGGAGAAGCGTGTGCAATCGACGTGGTTAACCGGCATTACGCAATGTTGCCGAATGTACCGTTATATAACGAATACGGCCCGACCGAAGGTTCGGTTTGGAGCAGCGTATACCCTATCAGCCAGAACGATTTGGACCGGCCGGTATCGATAGGCCGGCCGATCAGCAACGTTCGACTTTACATTCTGGATCGCTACGGTCATCCGGTTCCTATTGGAGTTCAAGGCGAACTTCATATCGGTGGCGCAGGTGTGGTGCGTGGTTATTGGCGGCGGCCTGAATTGACCGCGGAAAAATTTATCCCCGACCCGTTTCAAGCGGCTGGCGGCAGGCTCTACAAAACCGGCGATTTGGCGCGTTACCGGCTTGACGGCAACCTCGAATTTTTAGGGCGTGTCGATCATCAGGTGAAAATCCGTGGCTTTAGGATCGAATTGGGGGAGATCGAGGCCCGTCTGATGGCGCAGCCGGATGTAGAGGACGCTGTAGTTTTGGCTAGTGAACCTCAGCCCGGAAATAAGCAATTGACGGCTTACGTTGTCGGTAATGCCTCTACAGAAAGGTTACGGGAAAATCTCAAATCCGCGTTACCCGATCATATGGTGCCGAACGCATTTGTGTGGCTGGAGCGGATGCCATTGACCGCAAACGGTAAGCTGAATCGTAACGCATTATTGTCGGCGGCAGCCAAAGACAAGGTGTCCGACATTCGGGCCGATACGCCTGTTTCGGAAACGGAAATTAAGCTGGCGGAAATTTGGTCCGGTTTATTGGGTGTCGAACAGATTGGCAGACATGACGATTTCTTCGATTTGGGCGGCCATTCCTTGCTTGCGATAGAACTGGTTTCAGCTATTCAAACAAATGTGGGTGTCGACGTTGCGCTGGTGGATTTGTTTGAATGCTCGACCCTGGTAGCCCAGGGCGAGTTAATCGACGGCAGTAGAAAAGACGATAAATTGCTCGATTTGGAGGCCGAAGCGAAACTAGATCCTGAAATTCGGCCAACCGCTTCGACAGCCGTCCCCGTAGTCGAGGCGCAAGCGATGCTGTTAACCGGTGCGACCGGTTTTCTCGGTACATTTTTACTGGCTGAATTGTTGGAGCAAACACGGGCCAACATCTATTGTTTGATCAGGGCTGTCAATGAAGGGGAAGCACAAGTCCGGTTGCAACGCCAGATCGGCCGTTATGCCCTGCAAGACCGAATCGATTGGAGCCGGGTTATTGCGGTGTGCGGCGATTTGGCGGAGCCTCGGCTCGGCTTGTCGGTATCTCGTTATGAAGAAATTGCCGGGCGGGTTGACGCTATTTATCACAACGGGGCGCAGGTCAACTTTGTCCAACCTTACCAAGCGTTAAAGGCCGCCAACGTATTAGCGACTGAAGCAGTGCTGCGTCTGGCTTGTTACGGCAAAGCTAAAGCAGTTCATTATGTTTCAACCTTATCGGTGTTTAGCGAAACCTCTTTCAATAATCCGTATGGCCATGGGGAGCAGGACGAGCCGGCATCCGGTGCAGACTTGGCTAATGGTTACGCCCAGAGCAAATGGGTGGCGGAAAAGTTGGTGAGATTGGCTAAGGACAGAGGGATTCAGGTAACCGTGTATCGGCCGGCGACCGTTGCCGGCGATAGCCGTAGCGGTGTTTGGAATACCGAAGATTATTTGTGTCGCTTGATTAAAGGTTGCATTCAGATCGGTTACGCCCCCGCAGAGCACCTACGTATGGATATGGCTCCCGTCGATTACATGAGCCGCGCCATGGTCGCATTGTCGTTGCAACCGAGTTCGGTTGGCGGTTGTTTTCATCTAAATCATCCTATCCCGCCTTATTCCGATGAACTGGTCAATGGGTTTAGCCGCTTGGGATACCGGCTGCATCGCATTCCTTATCGCGACTGGGTGAATAAGTTGCTTGAGATTGGCAAAACTCAGTCCAACGATTTTGCTTTATTGCCGTTGCTGCCGATGTTTTCGGAGCAAAAGCAAGATGATGCATCGGCGTTGTTGGAAGAGGATGCGATTCGCTACGATTGTAGAGCAACGCAAAGCACGTTATCCGAGTTAGGGATTGAGTGTGCTTCGCTAGATGACGAGCTACTAGGCCGTTATCACACATATTTTAGTCGGAATGGATTCATTAGGGAGCCTGACTATTACCATGGAAATTACTATAGCAATGGTTGCTGA
- a CDS encoding TonB-dependent siderophore receptor, with product MVHNKKNNFSPNKIVINPIYNIKNRFIKGMIVLTFLYTDPASSEQVAGVKIQFDMPSSDLASALNSFAEKTSIELIYPAYIVLDEKSKPVKGYYSIQDGLKELLRGTGVVYRLTGDNSITLAKETVSEPQSSKTMEVITVTGKAVHDASNPYNKEYAVSHASAATKTDTPIMETPVSIQVLPRAVMDDQKSSRVADALENISGVRPQSSLGSGDGFIVRGFRTGNIYRNGVLSNEGGFGSFDTGNLESIEVLKGPAQLYGRTEPGGLININTKKPLDTPYYSLEQRFGSYDLYRTQWDATGPINADKTLLYRFTGAYQDNKSFRDFVTSDRVLVNPSITWRPTDALDVTVDVEGTNKNAMADFGIPVIGNRPAAIPISRNLGDPNTPLSEQSSVKIGSEINYRFNDNWAIHNRFLASLADGNTTQVTPAPAFNDAVALNQVTGMMSRNIFRQTSSREVYSTNLDITGKFDIGETKHEVLGGFDFYRAFDKYNVDGRWKIPDPALAINIYNPYPSYGIPQSTFDTALSTSDYFAGVIGNNHAVTYNSWYGAYFQDQITIWDRLHIMGGGRYDWAETGRANASNFADAEHQLENLVRADGALIRKDEGFSPRVGILYQPWQQLSVYGNWTTSFGANNANSADGRTFDPQTSEQFEAGIKTQLFDQRFLATLAYYHLTKDNILVNDLSTSDPFDKIANLQRSQGIELDMTGRVTEALSLIGSYAFTDARVIKDFGGDTAGNRLSNVPEHSGSMWLRYDLNGYGALNGLSFGLGGVAVGQREGDNANSFQMPGYVRMDTFAAYRWDTKSARVTTQLSVRNLLDKQYYASTDPTDSAANVAPRLGVYPGEPLTVVGSLRVEF from the coding sequence ATGGTTCACAATAAAAAAAATAACTTTTCGCCTAATAAAATTGTAATTAATCCAATATATAATATTAAAAATCGCTTTATAAAAGGAATGATTGTGTTAACGTTTCTTTATACTGATCCGGCGTCATCTGAACAAGTTGCAGGCGTAAAAATACAATTCGACATGCCTTCAAGCGATTTGGCATCCGCATTGAATAGTTTCGCAGAAAAAACTAGTATTGAGTTAATATATCCGGCTTACATTGTGCTAGATGAAAAATCTAAACCTGTTAAAGGGTATTATAGTATACAAGATGGTCTTAAGGAGTTGTTGCGGGGAACGGGGGTGGTTTATCGTTTGACGGGAGATAACAGTATTACTTTAGCTAAGGAAACTGTTTCCGAGCCTCAGTCGAGTAAAACGATGGAGGTAATCACCGTGACGGGTAAAGCTGTTCATGATGCTAGCAATCCTTACAACAAGGAGTATGCCGTATCCCATGCTAGTGCGGCCACTAAAACCGATACGCCGATTATGGAAACGCCTGTTTCCATACAAGTGTTGCCGCGAGCCGTAATGGACGATCAAAAAAGTTCACGCGTCGCGGATGCGCTGGAAAACATCAGCGGGGTGCGTCCGCAGTCGTCTTTGGGGTCGGGAGACGGATTTATTGTCCGCGGCTTTCGCACGGGTAATATCTATCGTAATGGTGTTTTGAGTAACGAAGGGGGATTCGGCAGCTTCGACACGGGAAATCTGGAAAGTATCGAGGTACTTAAGGGACCGGCCCAACTCTACGGCCGGACTGAGCCGGGCGGGTTGATCAATATTAATACCAAGAAACCTTTGGATACACCCTATTACTCGCTTGAACAACGATTCGGATCGTACGATTTATACCGTACCCAGTGGGATGCAACCGGTCCCATCAACGCTGATAAAACCCTGCTTTATCGTTTTACAGGTGCTTATCAAGACAATAAATCATTTCGGGATTTCGTTACCTCCGATCGGGTTTTGGTTAATCCCAGCATTACTTGGAGGCCAACCGATGCACTGGATGTTACCGTCGATGTCGAAGGGACAAATAAGAATGCGATGGCTGATTTTGGGATTCCGGTCATCGGTAATCGTCCTGCGGCTATTCCTATTAGCCGCAATTTGGGAGACCCGAATACTCCTTTAAGTGAACAGTCCAGTGTAAAAATAGGTTCAGAAATAAATTATCGTTTTAACGATAACTGGGCAATACATAATCGTTTTTTAGCGAGTTTGGCCGATGGAAATACAACGCAAGTCACTCCCGCGCCGGCGTTCAATGATGCTGTCGCACTAAATCAAGTTACCGGAATGATGAGTCGGAATATATTCAGGCAAACTAGTAGTCGGGAAGTGTATTCCACTAATTTGGATATCACGGGTAAATTCGACATCGGAGAAACAAAGCATGAAGTGTTAGGCGGCTTTGACTTTTATCGAGCATTCGATAAATACAACGTAGACGGAAGATGGAAGATTCCAGATCCGGCATTGGCAATCAATATTTATAACCCGTATCCTAGCTACGGCATTCCGCAAAGCACTTTCGACACTGCGCTGTCGACGTCCGATTACTTTGCTGGCGTGATAGGTAATAATCATGCGGTCACGTACAACAGTTGGTATGGTGCATACTTCCAGGATCAAATCACCATTTGGGATCGGCTGCATATCATGGGTGGCGGCCGCTACGATTGGGCTGAAACTGGTAGGGCCAACGCTTCCAATTTCGCAGATGCCGAACATCAGCTTGAAAATCTGGTCCGTGCCGACGGAGCGCTCATCCGTAAAGACGAAGGATTTAGTCCTCGTGTCGGCATTCTCTATCAACCCTGGCAACAGCTGAGCGTTTACGGCAACTGGACAACCTCGTTTGGCGCCAACAATGCCAACTCTGCCGACGGAAGAACATTCGATCCGCAAACCAGCGAACAGTTTGAAGCAGGCATCAAGACACAATTGTTCGATCAGCGGTTTCTAGCCACTCTCGCCTACTACCATCTGACTAAAGACAATATCTTGGTTAATGACCTGAGTACGTCGGATCCATTTGACAAAATAGCCAACCTGCAACGCAGTCAGGGTATTGAGTTGGATATGACAGGACGTGTGACGGAGGCGTTGAGCCTGATCGGTAGCTATGCCTTTACCGATGCACGCGTTATTAAAGACTTCGGCGGAGACACGGCAGGTAACCGTCTTAGTAACGTACCCGAGCATTCGGGAAGTATGTGGCTCAGATATGATCTTAACGGTTATGGCGCCCTGAACGGTTTGAGTTTTGGCTTGGGCGGTGTTGCTGTCGGGCAACGTGAAGGCGACAACGCCAATTCCTTTCAGATGCCCGGTTATGTGCGGATGGATACTTTCGCCGCTTACAGATGGGACACTAAAAGTGCCCGTGTGACGACTCAACTTAGTGTCCGTAATTTGCTGGATAAACAATATTATGCGTCTACCGATCCTACCGACTCCGCTGCTAACGTCGCTCCCCGGCTTGGTGTTTATCCGGGAGAGCCGTTGACGGTCGTGGGGTCCCTTCGGGTAGAGTTTTAG
- a CDS encoding MBL fold metallo-hydrolase yields MNHKLLYRLADSTAVEALVDKWVAWPHTFSPVPYSLHMLNYQKKNLSSYLQKPGIHVESSANPKLLGGPFVNVPVERTAEIEQMLERMDKEHGATQQMAQDLIAFQNLLDKEATGQSLEPYYAVLPESLRGFIELLYDYNNRPIVRCIESLFYKSTHYKKHLQSLHLFTQTHDRARAYYMSTPRLPTDDSIEWTIPFARTEIDELFKLDNQPQPLSYIRELLGLDAGDDKKLISLLTDRPPYMAEKWQGSGIRVRYFGHACVLIEYNDVAILIDPFIAIQPSQGGIERYTFQDLPPYIDYVLVTHVHHDHCVFEALLRLRHKIGMLVVPKSSGIFYGDISMKLLARELGFSKVTEVDPLDSFSFSGGACIAVPFLGEHNDLPFAKSGYLICAGPQRLLFAADSNCLDRRMYENLSAEYGPIQTVFLGMECIGAPLSWVYGPLLPKLPEHKHCQSRRSKGSDAHAALNLLDAVQAERVYIYAIGREPWLQYFMALEPEDDDLYIKEISKVLEACERKGFADARRLYGKDQIYLGGEL; encoded by the coding sequence ATGAACCACAAACTTCTATATCGCCTCGCCGACTCGACGGCGGTGGAAGCGCTAGTCGACAAGTGGGTGGCTTGGCCGCATACTTTTTCTCCGGTGCCGTACAGCTTGCATATGCTGAATTACCAAAAGAAAAACTTGAGTTCATATCTACAAAAGCCCGGCATTCACGTCGAATCCAGCGCTAATCCAAAGCTATTGGGTGGACCGTTTGTCAATGTTCCGGTCGAACGGACAGCCGAGATAGAGCAAATGCTGGAGCGGATGGACAAAGAGCACGGTGCCACTCAGCAAATGGCGCAGGATTTGATCGCTTTTCAAAACCTGCTGGATAAAGAAGCCACGGGCCAGAGTCTGGAACCGTATTATGCGGTGCTGCCGGAGTCGTTGCGCGGCTTTATCGAATTGCTGTACGACTATAACAATCGGCCTATTGTGCGTTGTATTGAAAGCTTGTTTTACAAAAGTACGCATTACAAAAAGCACTTGCAATCGTTGCACCTCTTTACCCAAACTCATGATCGCGCTAGGGCCTATTACATGAGCACGCCGCGCCTGCCAACGGACGATAGTATCGAATGGACTATACCGTTTGCGAGGACAGAGATCGACGAACTGTTTAAACTGGATAACCAGCCTCAACCTTTGAGTTATATCCGCGAGCTATTGGGACTCGATGCCGGAGACGACAAAAAATTGATCAGCCTATTGACCGACCGGCCCCCTTACATGGCGGAAAAATGGCAGGGCAGTGGTATTCGGGTTCGCTATTTCGGTCATGCCTGTGTATTGATCGAATATAACGACGTTGCGATTCTGATCGATCCTTTTATAGCGATACAACCCAGTCAGGGCGGCATAGAACGTTACACGTTTCAGGACTTGCCGCCCTATATCGATTATGTGTTGGTTACCCACGTTCATCACGATCACTGCGTGTTTGAAGCGTTGCTACGCCTTCGTCATAAAATCGGTATGTTAGTGGTGCCTAAAAGTTCCGGCATATTCTACGGCGACATATCGATGAAACTGTTGGCTCGGGAACTGGGCTTCTCCAAAGTCACGGAAGTTGATCCGTTAGATAGTTTTTCGTTTTCCGGCGGTGCTTGCATTGCGGTGCCGTTTCTCGGCGAACATAACGACTTGCCGTTTGCTAAAAGCGGCTACCTGATTTGTGCCGGTCCGCAACGCTTGCTGTTTGCCGCCGATTCCAACTGCCTTGACCGGCGCATGTACGAAAATCTGAGTGCGGAGTACGGCCCGATCCAAACCGTTTTTTTAGGCATGGAATGCATAGGTGCGCCGTTATCCTGGGTATACGGGCCGCTGCTGCCGAAATTACCCGAGCACAAGCATTGCCAGTCGCGGCGTTCCAAAGGCAGCGATGCTCATGCGGCTTTGAACTTGTTGGATGCAGTCCAAGCGGAGCGAGTTTATATCTACGCGATAGGCCGCGAACCCTGGCTGCAATATTTCATGGCATTAGAGCCGGAAGATGACGATCTTTATATTAAAGAAATAAGTAAAGTGTTGGAAGCTTGCGAACGTAAAGGTTTTGCCGATGCGCGAAGGTTGTACGGCAAGGATCAAATTTATTTGGGTGGTGAGCTTTAA
- a CDS encoding sulfotransferase domain-containing protein, with protein sequence MDHYLYYKRKQLSRSYLLATEYTSIIKGYVPEDKLPSNIEYLSKWIEYQFLPHYFGYVPVWRSFVRKFSGKRTLPDFCVVGPIKSGTSDLAVNIMLHPNVIPPLVKECFSADLEKWRMYYPTERQKRKLASKYGIALTPFLAPYLHWMELIYNLSKERPETKVVLTLRDPVKRFYSQWKWEVYMAGKKRSDNLYFLNSFPAYVDKALSVFPDYPMFTTCACDPVQTSIYYKAVSYWIECFGKNNVLVLDAQDYFSDSNNFLNKIYGFVGLPNFATPQFKDRVNENPVVLPPADDESVGRLYEFFEPYNKKLWNILDNEFDWDVKAQ encoded by the coding sequence ATGGATCATTATCTTTATTATAAAAGAAAGCAGCTATCCAGATCTTATTTGTTGGCAACCGAATATACGAGTATTATTAAGGGCTATGTTCCCGAAGATAAACTCCCTTCTAATATTGAATACTTATCGAAGTGGATTGAATATCAATTCCTTCCGCATTATTTCGGCTATGTTCCGGTATGGCGTAGTTTTGTGCGAAAATTTTCCGGCAAGAGAACTCTGCCGGATTTCTGTGTTGTTGGACCTATAAAGAGTGGCACTAGTGATTTGGCAGTCAATATCATGTTGCATCCGAATGTGATACCTCCATTAGTTAAAGAATGTTTCTCTGCCGATCTTGAAAAATGGCGCATGTATTATCCCACAGAACGACAAAAGAGAAAACTTGCATCTAAATATGGAATTGCATTAACTCCGTTTTTGGCTCCTTATCTTCATTGGATGGAGCTGATTTATAATCTTTCTAAGGAACGACCGGAAACAAAAGTTGTTTTAACATTAAGAGATCCCGTTAAAAGATTTTATTCTCAATGGAAATGGGAAGTATATATGGCCGGAAAAAAACGCTCGGATAATTTATATTTTTTAAATTCGTTTCCGGCGTATGTGGATAAGGCGTTATCGGTTTTTCCGGATTATCCTATGTTTACTACTTGTGCTTGCGATCCAGTGCAAACAAGCATTTATTATAAGGCAGTTAGTTATTGGATAGAGTGTTTTGGGAAAAATAACGTATTAGTGTTGGATGCGCAAGATTATTTTTCAGATAGCAATAACTTTTTAAACAAAATATATGGCTTTGTTGGATTGCCTAATTTTGCAACCCCTCAGTTTAAAGATAGAGTCAATGAAAATCCTGTTGTACTGCCGCCGGCCGATGATGAAAGTGTTGGTAGATTATATGAATTTTTCGAGCCATATAATAAAAAACTTTGGAATATATTAGACAATGAATTTGATTGGGATGTTAAAGCGCAGTAG
- a CDS encoding cupin-like domain-containing protein, producing the protein MYLSEELPLQVDRVNAPSIEEFNRLYAEPGKPVLITGVVSEWDACSLWNSQYFKSIAGERSVPVKRMRNGAYLGAHSELMKLANYLELVHKEPIGNERVYLSEQSVESILPEVVGDFTVPAYIDSTKFVAVCYIGSNVHSQIHFHPFGKALLCQVSGSKRVKLFAPNQTPYLYQKLHFSKIEGEPVDLEKYPLYQKAVYYECEVKAGEMLFFPIYWWHGVETTEFSSAVVFFWDDSRKSRWLPPEGIPWRYVPLFELMSWLFKGKRMLNGMMKSVRGDARRS; encoded by the coding sequence ATGTATTTGAGTGAAGAATTGCCATTACAGGTGGACAGAGTTAATGCGCCGTCGATTGAAGAGTTTAATAGATTATACGCTGAACCAGGTAAGCCCGTATTGATAACGGGGGTTGTTTCCGAGTGGGATGCCTGTTCGCTTTGGAATTCTCAATATTTTAAGTCAATTGCCGGTGAACGTTCAGTTCCTGTCAAACGCATGCGTAACGGCGCCTATCTCGGAGCGCACTCAGAGTTAATGAAACTGGCGAATTATTTGGAACTGGTTCATAAGGAGCCGATTGGTAATGAAAGAGTTTATTTAAGCGAACAAAGTGTAGAGAGTATTTTGCCGGAAGTCGTTGGCGACTTTACGGTTCCTGCTTACATTGATTCCACAAAATTCGTCGCGGTTTGTTATATCGGTAGCAACGTGCATTCGCAAATTCATTTTCACCCTTTCGGTAAGGCGTTACTGTGTCAGGTTTCAGGAAGCAAACGGGTAAAACTTTTCGCTCCAAATCAAACTCCTTACCTGTATCAGAAATTGCATTTTAGTAAGATTGAAGGAGAGCCGGTTGATTTAGAGAAATACCCCTTATATCAAAAAGCCGTATATTACGAATGCGAAGTTAAAGCGGGAGAAATGTTGTTTTTTCCAATTTACTGGTGGCATGGCGTGGAAACAACGGAATTCAGTTCTGCGGTCGTTTTTTTCTGGGATGATTCTCGAAAGTCGAGATGGTTACCTCCGGAGGGAATTCCCTGGAGATATGTACCATTGTTTGAACTAATGTCATGGCTCTTCAAAGGAAAACGTATGTTAAATGGCATGATGAAATCTGTTCGTGGAGATGCGCGGCGCTCTTAA